In Gracilinanus agilis isolate LMUSP501 chromosome 1, AgileGrace, whole genome shotgun sequence, the sequence ctctggTCACCATCTTTTTTGGAATTTTGAGTTTAAAGAAGGTAACTACAAATGTCACCACCAAAGGCTAACATGATTGTACCTCAGCTCTATGACTGCTCTCTGGAAAATGTCAAAAACTCCACCCATAAGACTAAGGGGAAACTTACTCTCTAGTCTTGTTCCCCAAAGCTGGGAAGAAAACCAGCTACCAGGATTATTATTGCTTTAGGTTCCCTCAGAGGCAGGTAGACAAAGCCTTAGCAGTGACAATAACACTCAAAAGTTAAAAGAACCTGGTCATAGAAAGAAGGTTGTAGAAGCAGTAAGAAATGATAGACCCAGGAAcatcactggggatacaaaaatagacaggaaagacttcatcaagaagatggcatttgacctaaatcttgaaggaaatgatGGTTTGTTTCCAAGAATCAAAAATGAAGAGAGAGTATATTCCAGATATGGGAGTTGGGAAAGTAAGAAGGAACAGTCAAACAAGTAAGAGAACCATGTAATAGGAATATCTCAAAAAGCCATAATATAGAGGGCGTATCCATGAGGAAAGGAAACAATGTCAGATATAGCTGAGAGGTCAAGCAggaagaagactagaaagttaATGATCCCTTAATGCCAGATCTCAAAGAGAAGTTTCAGTTAAGtaatgaggttggaagccagattacagagggatggagaagaaaaaaattgggagGAATCGGAGGCATCAAATGTAGATAGCTTTTTCAAGGACTTTGGCTGAAAAAGAGACAACATGACATTAGGAGATGATATGAATCTGGTGAAGGTTTTTTGAGGATGGCAAAGACTGAATGTGtataggcagcagggaaggaatTCGTAGTTAGGGAAGCAGAAGATTAGACAGGGGGATGTTATAGAAGTGATCtgctggagaagggaggaagtgtTTATCAAGGATGCTTACACAAGAGTTGGCCTTGGGGAAAAAGTCACATCTTTTCAGAAACTggggcaaaggagaaaataatataatgaaaaaaggtCACAGTAAGGAATCAGAAGACCAGGAGTCTTAGCTTTGCCAGTAAGTATATAACTTTTCTCAAAGTTTCTGTtgctttgggcctcagtttcttcatctgtaaaagaacaTATTATCATAGACTTAGGAGTTTGAAGGCACTTTAGGGAGCATCTAGTTCAAATACCTACCTCAGTGAGCCCATTGAACTAAATTTCAAAGGTCCCTGCTAGTTAAGACACTTTCTTTGTTATCTGTGATGTGTCGTTGGGAGAGAATAGAAAGAGGCTTCCTCTTTACTCACTCAGGCTGGTATGGAAAACAGGTCAAGGGGAAGCTAGgaggctcaatggatggagagccaggcctggagactggagatcctgggttcaaatatgggctcaaacatttcctggctgtgtgactctgggcaagtcacttgatcctcaatgcctactcttttttgtttgtttgtttgcctgGGATccaaaatatagtattgattctaagacagaaggtaaggatttaaaaaacaaaacaaaacaaaacacaaaaaacctgAGGCTAAAGGCAGGAGGGGTACAATAGGCATTCCAGAAGCTATCAGGAGGCTGAATCTGTTATTTCCCCAGGGGGTGAGAAAAAATGGGGATTACACCCTGAGGATCATAGATGCgtagctggaaggaacctcagaaatccTCTATactgcctgccacatagtagataCAACAAATGGCCAAATGACCATACTTCCCCATctccaatttacaaatgaagaaactgaggcccagagagatacATTTTGAAACACCATTAATTTCTAAAGAATCAAAGAGCAATGAGATTGCTTGAAAGTAGCATGTGGTAGGTGTAAACAAGCTTCAGAATATTTCCAACAGTGACTTGCTCTAAGGTCTTTGAACTTCAAATAAGTAATAAGAATTCTTTCCGCCGAACCAAGATATATGacccttcttcctcttcatctcacttcccttccccctccttcttttttctcctcccccttccacctcgtccttcttccctttcttccttccccctcctccccggAACTCCGGACTAAGGGGTGTCAGGTGCCGGGAGACAAGTGTTCCCAAAACACCACCCCTCATCCGTCCGTGGCTGACAGGCAACTTCCGGCTCCGGAGGCCGGGCCAGAGCGACCTGGGGTCAGACAGTTGGGAGAATGTCTCCGGCAAGCGCTGGCATCAGGCTCCGAGGTGGGGCTCTGCCTTTGGCCCTGACCTTGACCCTTTCTCGCGGGGTCGGGGCTCGTGCGGCCAGCGGCGTGGGCTGTGGTGAGGGCCCCTCCTACACCCAGGGTCAGAGCCCCGAGCCCAGGACCCGCGAGTATTTCTACTACATTGACCATCAAGGCCAGGTGAGCTGGCGCGCCCGGAGGGGTGGAAGAGGAGCTCAGAGGGGCGGGGCCGACCCCACGTGCGTGCGTCCTGCGTGTGGGGGGGGGCGAGAGAGAGACCAAGACCGAGACAGAGACCGAGAGAGGCGCGCGCGTTACACAGGCCCCTAAAGCTGCATATACTCTGGCAGTTCAATTCAACTCTGGCTAATTCAGCCCCTGAGACAGTGCTTGCCGTGCCTGGTCATCCAGCTTCCCCGCCTTGCTCACAAGGTCGGTCAGTGGCCTAGAATAAGACAAGAGATGAGACTAATAACTGTCCTAGAATaaccaaatggatgaaaaaatgcCTGTCCCTCAGTTAGCCTATCATCCCACATGACAGGTATGTCGACCTAGATCCAGAATTACAGACGAGGAGGTTGAGGGGAAATTGCATGTGGAACTTTTAATGGTTCCGAATTGCTTCCTCCCCCACAAAACCTTTATTTGAATGCTAGAAAAGGGAATCAGCAACATGAGGTGAGACAGTCATGTTGCAATAATGACAGATAGACAGTACCTATGAAATCTCAAAAGATCTAGAGGGAAGTGGCTTAATACCTGGGATGGCTCCTCCTATGGAGGATCTctggcaacacacacacacacacacacacacacacacacacactgcctgGGGAAAGAAGGTTCAGATATGTTGTAATCTGTAATCAGGGGAGAGATACCTCATCATCTCATCATGGATCTCCTTGAAATATTCAAGTGCTATGTGATAGGCACTAGATATGCAAAGAATACTATCATGCCTAAAGGGGCAATAAAATAGTATTGCAAAAACCAAGGGGATACAGGCACAtttacacacagacacatatgcTTGTCTACATCACATTCAAGCATACGCAGTGCACACCCTCTTGAATCAGCACCACTCTTCCTTCCTGTGTTGAGAGGAAGTCTAGTTCTtatccctctctctttgtctccatcCCTTGTCCATGTCCTGCAGCTTTTCCTGGACAATGCTAAAGTGAAGAATTTCATCACCTGCTTCAAAGGTACCACCTACCCACTTCCAACCCTCGCTGAGCCCAAACCTTTCCATCAGGACACTGAGACCCACTTAGGCCAGTTAATAAGCCCAGGTCCCTTCCCAGACCCTCCTGCTTTCTATCCCTTCTCCTGATGGATAATGAGCTCCCCAGCTATCAGCATTAATGAGTGCTGGGCCTGGTCTTCTCAAGGTTTCTTCCACGGGAAATGGTTTTCAGGAAACTTACCTCCCTCATTCTCCCCACTCTCTTGGTCTACCTGAAGTGGGGAAAATACTTATATTGGCTATTAATGAGAGCATTCTCTGCCCAGAAAGAATTGTACAGGCTGACCATGATGGGATTTAGAGCCTTAAGGGACTTTAGATCATGTAATCCTTTAGAGGAGAATTACGACTCAAGATAGGTCAAGTGCCTTGTCCAGGTTACCCACATTATACaaaaagcaggattcaaacccagatcctctaacaTCCAGATTTCCCTGACAGCACATAGGCTTTTCTTTGGGCAACACAGGCTTCAGTAATAATAGTGACCTCTCCCAGTGCCCAGCCCTTCCTGACTTTCTCCCCAGGCCCCTTGTCCCTAAGTCCCACCCCAAGACTTGCCATGGGGTCTCTGATGAGTCTATTTTGCATCCTGAGATTCAGTTTCAGTAAacataaaatgaggggttgaagATGCAGACCATCTTCAAATTCCAGTGTTCTTTGACTTTgtaattctctctcttccatttaccTTCCTCTACCCTGCAGACCGGCAGTTCCTCGTCTTCTTCTTCTCCCGCCTGAGGAAGAACCAGAGTGGTCGCTATGAAGACAcctttccctttgtctctctttgtGGCCGTGAACGAAACTTCATTCGCTGTGATGACCTGCCTGTGGTCTTCACACATCTGCTGGCAGATGGCCCAGGGCCTCCACGCCTCTCTTATGGTGGAGCAGGTGAGGCCCTGGCTATACCCTTTGAGCCTGCTCGACTGATGCCTCTCCCTGCCAATGGACGGCTTTATCACCCAGCCCCGAAACTGGCTGGTGGTGTGGGGCTAGTCCGCTCTTCCCTGGCCTTTGAGCTCAGCAGCTGCTTCCAGTATCCACCAGGAGGAGCTACACTGCCCACCCATATCTTGTGGCAAGGCCAGAAATATCCCCTGACCATGGACCTTGCACCCCTATTTTCTAAATCCAATGGGCCTTGAAGCATTGTACCCCCTTCTCCTTCACCCATTGTCTGCTTTTGCTTCCTCTGCCCCAGGATGTAGACATCAGGAAAATGTTGGTCCAAGCTATAGCAGATAATAACTCTCAGGAACATGACTCCCACCTAAGGCCGGGAGATTGCTGGTGCTGAGAAGGGCAGTGGGAGGGACCCTTAGCAAAGATAGGTCCTGGGGCTAAAGGCACCTTAACAAGGATTAAGAGAGAGTGCTTCTTGTGATGTACTTATTGTCTTCTGGTGACTGAGGCTGGTAAAGCCCACTAATAAACAAGAGAAAGGGGGCAGGGCAGAGTTAGAACAAGGCAATTCTCCTGGCAGTAGGTATTCTGGAATGATCTTGGGGAATCGTGGGCAATACCGATAAAGAGTTCTACTGCTGCACCATGCCAGGGAGCCAAGACATGGCCTTAAATGAACGTGCCTTCATGCCTGTCCTCGTGTAACCATCCTGGGCCTAGCCCACTGCTCCCTGAGGGTGGAGACGGTGATGGTTCAGGCTTCACACTTTCCACAGCTGAATTCAGCTTAATTCAAGAAATGTAGCTACTTCAGGCTAGACCTTATTCTGAGCATTGAAGATACGAACATTAAAAACGATGACAGCTTTGCTGTCATGGAGCTTACAATCAGCATTAAGTCTTCTCTGATTGCCCCAATTACTCATGCCTGCCCTGCCTCCCCATAGCACTGATTGctgtgccaggcattctgctagGTGCTAGGGCTGCAAAGGCAATACTGAAATagccccttccctcaaagagcaaTGGGAAagacaaatatatgtacatatataagtatatttagaatacatacaaaatgaatacaaggtagtttgggaaggGATGATTGTgtgagtaaaaggaaaaaattcaaatccAAGAGATGTTGTAGAGCTAGATTTGGCAACCAATTGGATATATAAACTGAAGTCACAGACCTCACCAACCAGCAGGCAGGGCCGAGATGCTATTGATAGAAATAGGAAGCAAGGAAGAGGAATAGATTTTTGGGAGgggtgaaagataatgagttccatccAATAGGCAGATTCCATGTATGGCTGGATCTCAAAAGAGAAACTAGGGCTAGCTATCTAAAAGTGGGCAACATCTTCATAGAGTTGATCATTGAACCTTTTTACCTAATATAATAGCATCAAGATAGTGCTtggaaagtttgcaaagcactttacatatctCATGTGATCTGATGAGGTCACCTAGTGAAAGTATGGAGAGAAAAGATAAGACCCGAGATAATTATCTGGTACACCTACAGTGGCTTTGACATGAATGATGATTATCTAGCAAAGAAAATAGTTGTCAGGCAGGTAGGAGAACCCAGAGAGGACAATGTCCCAAAAACCAAGAGAAGAGCATCCATGAAGAGCCAGTAGTAAACTGCCAAATGCCACAGAGATTAAGAAGGATGACGTTTAAGAAAAGGCTCTTAAAGATTTGGCAGTTGAGAGTATTAGTAACTTTGAAGAAAGCAATTTCAGTTGCATGATGAAGTCGGGATATATCACAAAGGGcttggaagagatggagagaggaagttGATAAATAAATGTagtttggttttgttgtttttcttcaaagtggttaagaaaaaaagagacagatgTAGCAGGGATGGTGGGATCTAATAACGGATTTCTGAGAATGGGGactgggtgtatatatatataaacagcaGGGGTGTGTGGTttgggtggatagagagccaggcctagagactggaggtcctaaattcaaatctgacctcagacacttcctagttgtgtgaccctaggcaagtcacttcacccccattgcctagcccctaccactcttctgccttggatccaatatccaatattgattctaagacagaaggtaagggtttttaaataaataaacatcaaGGGAGGAACTACTAAGTAGAAAGTGATCGAAGATGGGTAGGGTGGAATGATAGTgaggaacaattttttttaatttagatatttttccatgcttgcatgattcattttctttccctcccccttccagagCAGGCaagtcatttttgtaataatcttttaaaaaccaaaatgggGAAGAAGACAGGAAGGGTGCCTGTAGACGTGTTGGTCTTGGTATGGAAAAGGGCCACCTCTTAATCAGACTGAAGTCAAAAAGAAGGGTTGGAAGGTGATGTCAGGTGCTTCGGAGAAAAGGGTACTTGAAGCAAACAAGTTTTTAGGAGGGGTAAGGTAAATTATAAGATGAGGGCCCAGCTGAGAGGATGGAGGAAGGATGTAGTATGGGAAATGAGAGACGGGAAATAGGGGTTAGAACATCTTCTGGAGAGTGGCGTAGAGAATTAGGGAGAAGTAATACATTTGCCTTGATGTGTATGTACCTAGTTAAGATTAAATAACAAAGTTGTCTTAGACAGAAGTAATCTATGATTGGCCTTTGTCAGGATGTGAAAAGGGAAGAGACTATAGAATTGAACTGCTCAGAGCTGGTCTAGCAGTGCCTCACTCACCTACATGCATACAGATCTCTGTACATTTTACATCAGGATATGAGAACAGCAGCTCTTCCTTACTCAGCATTTTCCTTACAATAGCCTGGAGGGAGGGGATGCGAATATTAGTTGCTTCAGTACTTCAAGGATctattcataaatgcttgtttaatcgGAGAGAACTATGGCTATTAGAATACTTGCACTGTTGAAATCAGTGATCTAGTGGATCTTCCCTTCAACAGAGATTGCAACAATTTCCTTGTCTTAGTAAATGGTTCTTCATGAGTTGCTAGAACCAAAAATTCATCCCTTAATGGCCAGCCATCTAATGAAGAAGCTCATCACACAGACTGGTGCTCAAAGAGCAGGCACATTGTTCATCACCAGAActcaaagtctttccagttcagtAAAACTTTCCAGAATTTGTATACCTCTGGCAGTCTGAAGGTCTGGTCACCCTCATGCCACAACAAGTCATAGGAGGGGGCCTTGTAATAGGTGGATAACTTGGTTAATAATagaggagctggtggtacaagtaaGTCGCCTGGGCCCAGGAGCCTGTAACTACagtagcaggtgatttgagactgtctGTGATGtctagcctgagctgtgatgcccaatCAGTCTAcctgctacctataggctcctttaaggttgagagtgaggggcccctccctgctggagtgaaagcagaactcaacaggaagtgaagttcacacacttcctggatacaatggatgcttgcccagtacttcctttaaagtcaagtggttgctattctcccctctcctcatccccttagcccaagatgatgttataataattatagaaactcggtttcaggctaagggttttattttaacatggaagggaagggaaaactgaggtaagaggctttagggctcttgagaggctgttgctaggggcaactggcaagtgttggctatggacctggaaggtaaggtcaggctgagggaaccagccctcagccagagatagtttaacactgccctgatgtttcGTCCACCAGCTAGACatatagttgatgaattggtttaggggtgtccctgttgctaggctgccctaatctaaatcctgcccactttccacaacccaaacctcccttcaacctcccagggtccccaaggggaagtcaggggtagctaggagtctgggtgaggtcaaggaaatcagaatccccaggttggttctgcaggagtTTTTATaatcccagctcaaactgtcagctcctgggactggcgCCTGGctggccagagttccattctcttaactgacaggattgcctagggtaattttgcaaatgcaagagatcttgcataaatcctgcattacagcctttagtgaaaatataaaagatttccctcattttacagatgaagaaatccaggATCTCGGAGGAAAGTAACGtcacctcccaccccccaccccccacccccatcacaCCCTCCAGCCTTATGACTTGTAAAAGGGgcagagttaaaaagagaaacctagtttcctgactccaaggccagtgttcttttcactttgAGTGCCTcttaaagataaataatttatataacagtTTACAAAGTACTAGTTTAGTGGGAAGAGCCCTAGAAACGGGTGGAACTCCACCCCAAACAATAAAGTGATGAgacaattcaatttttttttttaatccagggAACAAAATAACTACTTTGTGGAAGATTAGAGGCTGGGGGtcgagggacagctgggtagctcagtggattgagagccaggcctagagatgggaagtcctaggttcgaatctgaactcgcacttcctagcaatgtgaccctgggcaagtcacttaaccccattgcctcgcccactcttctgccttggaaccaatacatagtattggttctaaaacagaaggtaagggtttaaaaaaagattaggggctaggaatacaaaaataagaacAAGCCCGTAGCTTTGTAGACTTTACAATCAACTAGTATGtgtatattactaacaaagtccagcaagaagaaataaattcCATTACTGAGGTCTACCTACCAAGACACCAGGAAatataaattgaagaaatattaattgttcatggttagTCATAATAAAATTACAATAACTAAATTGATTTACTTAATACCATCAATCAAATTGCcaaagaaaacagggctagaaaaaaaatacaaaattcatctggagaaacaaaaagtaaagtatttcaagggaaatatggaggagggggagggaatgcAAGAAAGCTAGGAGTACCAGATCCCAAATAATACTATAAAGCAATACTCAAAATGAGTTGGTATTTGTTAATAGATTGATCAGTGAAATAAATTagataacaacaaaaaagcaaatgaCCACAGGCCATAGGGTTTGAATGAAtatagtctggcagaaactaggtatagaccagtatctcacaaGATAAGCTCAAATGAATTAATGGAGAAAAGATCTATGAATAGGAAAGGAACAGACCAAACAAGATAGAGGGAATTGAAGAAGATAAAATGGGCAGTTATTAAGTTTTTGCACAATgcatctaaaattaaaaaaagaaaataagtaaccaagagaaaaaaaatgtttacagcaAGTTTGTCTGATAAAAGTATcactttatatgtgtgtgtatattcagAGAGAAAGCAATTATATGTATGCCCCTTGACCCAGAAATAGCAATACTAGGCCCAACACCCAAAAGagttcaaaaaaagaagaaaaggacccatatgtacaaaaatttaaTGATTCTTTTTGTAATGACAACTGGAAACATAAGGGGACCTATCAATGGCTCAAAAATTATTAATGTATTGgaattgtgctataggaaattgtgaaagggatagtttcagtgaaacctaggaagacttgtataacatgatgcagagggaagtgagcagaactgttTATACAATAACACactaaaatgaacaattttgacaTTTAAGAACACAAACACTAATCAgccacaattccaaaagactggTGATAAAGCTTGCTACCaatctcctgacagagaagtgagggactcagaatgcagaatgagacTTTTTAACatggccaatgtaggaatttgttttttcttgactATGTTCATcacaagggttttctttttcttttttcttttttttaatagaaaaaaaatttttttaatttggaaaatctaCTGGCCCaggggaaagaatactggatttagaatcaaaagatctggtttcaaatcctgactgctATTTACTACCTCTATGACAGTGAACAAGCTAGCCAACATCTTTGGGACTCAGTTCCcaacctgtaaaataagggggttaaaACTttatgatctccaaggtcccttgtagcttttttttttttttaacttcagtcttagaatcaatactgcatattggttccaaagcagataaggactaggcaatgggggttaagtgacttgcccagagtcatacagctaggaagtgcctaaggttacatttgaacccaggacctccagtctttgggcctgactctcaatcccctgagccacctagctgccccctcttgcaGCTATTAATTTATATCCCCATGATCTGGATTCTGGTCTCAGatctgtcacttactagctatatgaccctggaggaagtgacttgccctctcTAAACctgttttccttatctgtaaaatgtgaacaATAATATTTGTTCTACGAGTTATGTAAAACTGTtgagaaagtactttgtaaacataAAAATACATTTCTCCACAATAATTCTTTGCAGAAGAcagtgtatacacatatgtacacatctGTATCCTTTCTTATTTGCATACCTGTGTAAACATAAGCATCCACACACCTGACCACTGTTTTATGTAGCTGCATGAGTGTTTTTCAACAAATCTTTTACACTAGTGGGATCTTCACTATGTATGGAGATTGTCTCTGCGTGTTTACTGACTGTTCCTTCCTCCCCTGAATTTTTTGCCATATATCTGGGGGCTCCCTCTTCTTCTATAGGCCTCATTGCCAAAACCTGGCACATTCCTCCTCAACACCCAATTCAGCTTTACCCACATTAGCAGTGCTTAGTTGATTCCACCACGCAACAGGCATTGATTAAGGAGAGCGCTGTCCGTGGTGCTGACTCCTTAGTCTGAGTATTAGGCCAGAGATTTGGAAGATTTTGAACACTTGCCGCTGGGGAAACCTGGTTGTGATGTGGAACACAAAGACCTGCTCTTCCCGCCTGCCGGGGCCCCAACATTATTGTGACAGTGGTTCCAGTTTCTACAGGGGTTTATAGTTTACCCAGTGGGAGACGTTGTAGCAGTGGCCCTCCTAGCCCTCTTGGATGTGGCCATAAGAGACATTTCTCTTGCTTAGAGACTCCTCAACCAGAGAGATTGTCTGCTTCAGAAATTTTTTCGCCTTCCTCCCCGCCTCCCGCAAGACCTGTCTGGGCACCCCGTTCACATGCCCAGAGACAGGTTCTCtagtgggaagaaggaaagggaggcaggGGATCCGGGTCGTCTCTAGTGACTCCCCTCACCCCTGCGGAGTGTGGGAAGAGTTAAAAGAGAAAGGGTACCCCCCCTCCCATCCCTACTCCCGTGGCCCTGACATCACGAGGAGGCTTCGCGATTGGCCTAGCGAACCCATGACGTGGCCCACGGGGGGCTCAAGACTTGAAAAGACTGGACCAgaggtggaggtgggggaagagCTTGGGGTGAGGATAAGGAAGGGGGAGGGTAGATGAGCCTGGAAAGGCGCGCTGGCCTCCATCTACCAGCACGCGCTCGGATCATCGGGCGCCCTCCCCTCAGTAGCAATTCACACGCACGACACGCGCAACGGCTCGGGTCTTTGGGCGCGTGGCCCGACCCGCTCCCCCAGGACTCGTCTGTATCTGGACTGCCGGCCCGGATCCTCCCTCTTCTGTCCTATCCAGTCCTGTTTGGTCAGGTTCTGCCCACCCCGCCCGCCCGGGCCGAGGTGCCTCGGGGCCATGGCGGGAGCCGCTCGCCGGAGGACCTGTCAGGTGAGGGACTCATCAGGTGAGGGGCTGGGGGTCGGGAGAGCCCTGGGGAGGGGAAGGCGGGGCACCCCAGTGGTGAGCTGGGGGAGGGGTGTCAGCATTCCCCAGACACCTTCCGACTCTGCGAGAACCGTAGGCTCCAGGTTAGCGCCCAGGAATACCAGCCCAAGGTCAGTCTGCTGGCAGCCCGGGATTCCCGCACCCCCACCTCTGGGAACGACTCAGGCGCCCTTGCCTGGCCCTAGATCCCTGGGCTGCTGCTCAGTTCCCCATCCCCTTACTGCCCCCCTAATCCTGGCTGGCTTTCACCTCTGACCTAATCGCTTGTCCCCTGCCTGCCCTCCCACTCTCCTGATGATCTGGCTCAGGTCCCTCCCCAGGGCAGCGACCTGGTCTCATTCCTGGGCTGTGTTTCCATTCCGACCCTTTGTACTTTGGGCAGCTTTTCCCTAGCTAAATCAAGATGGGGTGGGTGCCTCTGGCACAAGAATCGGTTTTAGGAAGCTGCTTGGGCAAAGCCCCCGCCAGGTTCCCCCCTGCCTCTTGGAGAAGAGCTCTATCCTTGTATCCTGGGCACCACCAGCCCTCCCTATCCCTTCCTAGGACAGTGGttaacacatagtaggttcttaagaaatgttgaatgaatgaatgaatgaatgaatgaatgaatgaatgaatgagtagtGAGTTTCACCAGGCTTCCTGTGCTCAGTCTCCAGTAGCTTCTTCATCTTCCCATCCCTGAAGATGGTCCCCAGGGATTATCCAAGGAATTCCTTAGGTGTCCTGATTGGCTGCATATTCCCTGGAATTAGTGTCCAGGTGGCTTTTAGTAGATGTGTGACTATGAGAGGTGGGGCTGCTGGTCTGTGCCTCCTTTTGTGTCTCCTgagaatttaagagttggaaggatcccagaggccatttagtccaacttggacctgaacaagaatcccctctacaTAATTTAACCTTTGCTTGAACGCCTCCAATGAGGGGGAACTCACTATCTCCCCAGGCAGCTCAGTCCACTGTTGGACAGCCCTTATGTTATATTTTTGGCGTGCCAAGCTTGAATTTTCCTCTTTACAATTTACAATTGTCCTTGCTTCTGGCCTTGggaaccaaacaaaacaaacctcttccttctctttttctcaggATCTAGCCAGAAGTTTGGGTATGCCAGATATCCTAGGCTAGCAAACGGAAGCTACCTGGGACTGAAGGTGTTTctggagaaaaggaagtaaaattaatgccccatcccacccccaagcTTCTGGGGGCTTCAAGGAACTAATTAAATATGGTTGGTTCAGAGGGTCAGAGAGTGCCAGAAGCTGATGCCAACTGGCTAAACCAGGACACATAA encodes:
- the C1H8orf82 gene encoding UPF0598 protein C8orf82 homolog — encoded protein: MSPASAGIRLRGGALPLALTLTLSRGVGARAASGVGCGEGPSYTQGQSPEPRTREYFYYIDHQGQLFLDNAKVKNFITCFKDRQFLVFFFSRLRKNQSGRYEDTFPFVSLCGRERNFIRCDDLPVVFTHLLADGPGPPRLSYGGAGEALAIPFEPARLMPLPANGRLYHPAPKLAGGVGLVRSSLAFELSSCFQYPPGGATLPTHILWQGQKYPLTMDLAPLFSKSNGP